TGAGCCATTCATCGATGAAGGCCAGGCCATATGGGAAAAACCTTTTGCCAACGGCAAGACTTTCAAGGACTGCTTTCCGGATGGTCCTGCCCTTGGCGGCAAGTACCCGCGCTGGGACAAGGAAAAAAGCATGGTCATGACCCTGCCTTTGGCACTCAACAACTGTCTCGAGGCTAACGGTGAGAAGCCCATGAAATATAAGAAGGGGCCAATCAATGATCTCCTCTCCTATATCGCATTTGAATCGCGTGGTCAGATCACCAATGTGGAGATTCCCACTGATGATCCCGGCGCCCTTGCGGCCTATGAGGCAGGTAAGAAGTTCTACTATACCCGTCGCGGTCAGCTCAATTTCGCCTGCGCTCACTGCCATCTGCAGAACGCCGGCATGATTCTGCGAACAGAGATCCTCAGCCCCGCGCTCGGGCACACCACTCACTTCCCCGTCTATCGTTCCAAATGGGGTACCGTAGGCACACTGCATCGTCGTTTCACTGGCTGTAACAAGCAGGTCCGTGCAAAGCCTTTCAAAGCCCATGGTGAAGAGTATCGCAATCTCGAATACTTCCTTACCTACATGAGCAACGGACTGCCGTTAAACGGACCTGGCGCCAGAAAATAGCAACCGCAATCAGCTAACTGCTAAAAAAAGATTTACGCGATCGGAGTAAAAACGATGCACAAAAAATCAGTTCTCTTTTCAAGTTTGCTGGTCTGGATATTAGGTTCAGGCCTTGCAACCACATCGATGGCGGATGAAGCCTCTGCCGAAAAAGTAAAACAATTGATTGAAGCCGCGGATGAAGCCAGAAAACAGGCCGCCAGTGTTAACGGTGAATGGCGTGACACGGGTAAAATGATCAAGAAGGCAAAGGAATTGTTGAAGAAAGGTGATTTTGTGGCAGCCGCCAAGCTTGCCAACAAGGCCGCCAAACAGGGACACTTGGGTTATGAACAGGCAATGTCCCAGAAAGATCTGAAAATGCCCTCTTACCTACACTACGAATAATGGCTAACGCCTGGAGGAAGACATAATGAAGTTTGTCAAAGCACTCATGCTTACCGCACTTGTCAGTGGCGTTGCATTCTCGTCCCAACTACTTGCGGCCGATGGCAATCAGATCACTCCCGGTCTGCAATCCGTTGAAGTGACACATAGCGGCGAAAAGGTGATCATCACACGAGCGTCCGACAAAGGGGCGAAAATCCCGGGTACATTCGCCAAGGTTTCCCGTCACTGCCCTCCTTTCTGTATCCAACCCGCGACCGTTGCCGCCGGTGTGGAAACAGTTGGCGAACTGGAGGTTCTCGGTTACCTGAAGAGAATCGGTGACGGTGACCGTAAGGTTCTGGTCATCGATTCGCGTACTCCCGACTGGATTATCCGCGGTACTATTCCCGGGTCGGTCAACATCCCCTGGAATAAGATCAACGTGGATCTTCAAGGCACCTTTGAAGTCGCTGCAGAAGCGGAAGGCGTACATGACATATTGGTCAATCAACTTGGGGTTCAAGAGATCAACGGCAGTCTAGACTTCCGCAACGCCAAGACCCTGGTGATGTTCTGTAACGGCAGCTGGTGCCCGCAGTCGTCCACCAATATCAAAACCCTGATCAAGCTGGGATACCCTACCTATAAACTAAAGTGGTATCGCGGCGGTATGCAGGATTGGGTCAGCCTGGGACTTACAACCGTCAATAAATAGACCTGTTGTTTTGTCAATCTAGGTAATAAGGCTGCCGCAAGGCAGCCTTTTTTTATGCAAGCCGCAAATGGACGCGAATCACCGCAATTTATCGCTAATGGTATGAGGATGTGAATGGTTGCTGCTCAATACTCTGCGAAATTTCGTCGAAATCAATTTGTGTATATTTGCGGTGATTCGCGTTCATTCGCAGTTAAGAAACAATGGCGTCCTGATAGTGGATTGATGTTGATCGCTCACCCCAAACCGGGAGCGGAAGAGCAAAAAAAAGGGCTACCTGAGACAGGTAACCCTAATTATTTGGTCCGGGCGGGGTGATTCGAACACCCGACCCCTACAACCCCATTGTAGTGCGCTACCAGACTGCGCTACGCCCGGAAAGAGCGGCAATACTAGGCAGTTAATCGGCCTATGTCAATCTGAGATGGGCTTTATCTTTTAAGGATTTGCAGAACTTCTTCGAGTTCACTACGTAACTGCTTGACGATCTGCTGGCTCTGCTGCAGATCCTCCTTCGCTGTATCACCGGAGAGCTGCTGTCGCGCACCACCGATGGTAAACCCCTGCTCATACAGGAGACTGCGAATCTGCCTGATCATAAGCACATCATGGCGTTGATAGTAACGTCTGTTGCCGCGCCGCTTGACAGGTTTCAGTTGTGGGAACTCCTGTTCCCAGTAACGCAGTACATGGGGTTTCACCTGACAGAGGTCACTGACCTCACCAATGGTAAAATACCTTTTACCCGGAATTGCGGGTAGATCTAGATTACTGCTGCTCGGATCCAGCATAGGCTTCCACTCGTGCCTTTAATTTTTGACCGGGTCTGAAAGTAACCACTCTACGTGCGGAGATGGGGATCTCCTTTCCGGTTTTGGGATTACGCCCGGGTCGTTGTTTTTTCTCACGCAGATCGAAGTTTCCGAATCCGGAAAGTTTGACCTGTCCCCCTCTTTCAAGAGATTGTCGGATCTCCTCGAAGAACATCTCCACCATCTCTTTGGCCTCACGTTTGTTCAGACCAAGCTCATCGAAGAGCCTGGCGGCCATGTCTGCTTTTGTTAATGCCATCTCCGTCTACCCTACTCTCTAAGATTTGCACCTAAATCATCGCCCAGACGGCTTAACACCGTAGCGACCACATCATCAACTTCTTTATCAGTAAGGGTGTGTGATTTTTCCTGTAAAATCAATCCCAATGCGAGACTTTTTCGTCCCGAATCTATGTTTTCCCCAGTATAGACATCAAATAACAGTATGTCTGTAATTATTTTGCCGGATACGTCACGAATGAGATTCCTAATTGACTCGAAAGTGACAGATTTGTCGACAACAATGGCGATATCCCGTCTGATCGAGGGATATTTGGAGAGACTTTCAAAGGCCGGGAGCCTTCCTTGCGCCAGATTATCCAGTTTGATCTCGAATACAAAGGTTGCGCCATTGAGATCGAGCTGTTTCTCGATCTCAGGATGTAACATCCCAATCATGCCCACTTTTTCACCCAATATGGCAATTTCAGCGGTCTGGCCTGGGTGAAGCGCCGCATGTTCGGCTGCTGAAAAACTGATCCCATCCTGCTGTCCGGTGAGTGAAACAAGCGCCTCGATATCCGCTTTGACGTCATAGAAATCGCTACGCCGGCTCTCGCCTCCCCACTGCTCCGGGATAGCGTCTCCCGAGACCAGGCCACCCAACACGCGTTCCTGCCTTATTTCGCCATCCTGCCGGTAGAAACAGAGCCCGGTTTCAAAGATTCGCACCCGCTGCTGCTGCCGTGACTGGTTATAACGCGCCGTTTGCAACAAACCAGGCCAGGTTGACGTGCGCATCACCGACATCTCGGCAGAGATCGGATTGGCCAGACGGATGCCGCTCTTTTGCGGATCGACCAGGGCTTCAATCTCGGGGCTGACAAAGCTGTAGGTAATCACCTCCTGGTAGTCGCGACCGACCAACAGCAGCTTTGCCCGGTGCAGATCGAAATCGACTTCGGGCCGGTCATGCATCTCCATTGCGGAGAGTCCGCGATTGGTCGGGATGCGCGCATAACCGTAGATACGCCCAATCTCTTCAATCAGGTCCTCCTCGATGGCGATATCGAAACGGCAGCTGGGGGCCTTCACCCGCCATCCCTGATCCGTCTTCTCTAGTCCCATTTCAAGACGGGCAAGGATGTCGCTCACTTCGTTGGCTGCTATCTCGACTCCCAGAACCTTATTGACCCGCTGGGCTCTCAGCTCGATAAGTGGGCGCTGCTCGATCTGCTCCTCGTTCGCCACTTCCACCACCGGTCCAGGTTTGCCACCGGCAATTTCGAGCAGCAGTTCGGTCGCACGCTCCATGGCCTTGGCCTGAAGTTGCGGATCGACACCGCGCTCAAAGCGATGGGATGAATCCGTATGCAGGCCATAGCTTCGGGCCTTGCCGCTGACGGCTATAGGGGCGAAGAAAGCACTTTCCAACAGGATATGACGGGTCGTATCACACACTGCAGAGTCATCCCCCCCCATAATCCCTGCCAACGCCACCGGCTGTTGCGCATCAGCGATCACCAGCGTCTGCTCATCCAGTTCGATCTCCTGACCACCGATCAGAACCAGTTTTTCACCCTGTTCCGCCATGCGGACGCGGATTTTCCCGTCTATCCGTTCCAGGTCAAATCCGTGCATCGGCTGGCCCAGTTCAAGCAGCACATAGTTGGTGACATCCACCACGGGCCCCAGGCTCCGGATATCGCTGCGGCGCAGTCGTTCCTGCATCCACAGGGGGGTCTCAGCATTGACATCCACATCACGCACAACACGGCAGAGATACCGGGGACAGGCGGCATCCGCTTCCAGATCGACTGCGACCCGATCATCGATAGCCGGTGTAACCACCTGCATGACGGGGGGCGTCACCGGGCATCGATTGATCACACCAACCTCCCTGGCAATCCCTGCCATACCGAGACAATCACCCCGGTCAGGCGTCAGATCGACATCGATGGCGCTATCCTCAAGCTGCAGAAAGCGCCTGAAATCCTCGCCGACAGGCGCATCGGCGGGTAACGGCATAATCCCATCGGAACTATCGGCCAGACCCAACTCACTGGCGGAACAGATCATACCGAACGACGCCACACCGCGTAGTTTCGCTTTCTTGATCTTGAAATCGCCAGGCAACAGTGCCCCGACGGTCGCGACAGGCACGCGCATGCCCGCTGCCACATTTTTTGCGCCACAGACAATTTGCAGCGGCTCGCCCTCTCCCACATTCACCGCGCAAACACTGAGCTTGTCCGCATCGGGATGTTGATCGCGACTGAGCACCTCACCGACAACCACACCGTTGAATTCGGCGGCCACAGGTTCAACAGAATCGACCTCCAGTCCCGCCATACTTAATTGATCGGCTAACTCCTGAGTGCTTACCGAAGGATCGACCCACTCGCGCAACCATGCTTCACTGAATTTCATGACGCTCTATTCACCCTATGCAAACTGTTTCAGAAAGCGCAGATCGTTTTCAAAGAACAACCGCAGATCGTTGACGCCGTAACGCAACATGGTCATCCGCTCGACGCCCATGCCGAAGGCGTAACCGGTATAGGTTTCACTGTCGATACCAACATGCCTGAACACTTCAGGATGAATCATGCCGCAGCCCAATACCTCTATCCATCCGGTTTGGCCACACACCCGGCACCCATCACCGCCACACATCACACACTCGATATCGACCTCCGCGGACGGCTCTGTAAAGGGGAAATAGGAGGGACGAAAACGTAATTTCAGCTCGCGCTCGAAAAAGCTGCTGAAGAAATCGTAGAGTACGCCTTTAAGATCCGCGAAAGAGACATCCCGGTCAACCAGAAAGCCCTCCACCTGATGAAACATCGGTGTATGGGTAAGGTCCGAATCACAACGGTAGACCCGTCCCGGAGCGATGATTTTCAGCGGTGGCTCACCCTTCTCCATGGTGCGAATCTGCACCGGAGAGGTATGGGTGCGCAACAACAGGTGGGCATCGAAATAGAAGGTGTCATGCATCGCACGCGCTGGATGGTGCGCCGGGATATTCAAGGCTTCGAAGTTGTGGTAGTCATCCTCTATCTCAGGTCCCTCCACCGTTTCGAAACCCGCATGCTCGAATAACCGCTCCATACGCTCCAATGTGCGCGAAACCGGGTGCAGGCCACCCCGTTGCACGCCACGGCCGGGCAGTGTGACATCGATCTTCTCATCGGCAAGCC
This sequence is a window from Candidatus Thiodiazotropha sp. LNASS1. Protein-coding genes within it:
- the pheT gene encoding phenylalanine--tRNA ligase subunit beta → MKFSEAWLREWVDPSVSTQELADQLSMAGLEVDSVEPVAAEFNGVVVGEVLSRDQHPDADKLSVCAVNVGEGEPLQIVCGAKNVAAGMRVPVATVGALLPGDFKIKKAKLRGVASFGMICSASELGLADSSDGIMPLPADAPVGEDFRRFLQLEDSAIDVDLTPDRGDCLGMAGIAREVGVINRCPVTPPVMQVVTPAIDDRVAVDLEADAACPRYLCRVVRDVDVNAETPLWMQERLRRSDIRSLGPVVDVTNYVLLELGQPMHGFDLERIDGKIRVRMAEQGEKLVLIGGQEIELDEQTLVIADAQQPVALAGIMGGDDSAVCDTTRHILLESAFFAPIAVSGKARSYGLHTDSSHRFERGVDPQLQAKAMERATELLLEIAGGKPGPVVEVANEEQIEQRPLIELRAQRVNKVLGVEIAANEVSDILARLEMGLEKTDQGWRVKAPSCRFDIAIEEDLIEEIGRIYGYARIPTNRGLSAMEMHDRPEVDFDLHRAKLLLVGRDYQEVITYSFVSPEIEALVDPQKSGIRLANPISAEMSVMRTSTWPGLLQTARYNQSRQQQRVRIFETGLCFYRQDGEIRQERVLGGLVSGDAIPEQWGGESRRSDFYDVKADIEALVSLTGQQDGISFSAAEHAALHPGQTAEIAILGEKVGMIGMLHPEIEKQLDLNGATFVFEIKLDNLAQGRLPAFESLSKYPSIRRDIAIVVDKSVTFESIRNLIRDVSGKIITDILLFDVYTGENIDSGRKSLALGLILQEKSHTLTDKEVDDVVATVLSRLGDDLGANLRE
- the pheS gene encoding phenylalanine--tRNA ligase subunit alpha, with the protein product MDDSTLDIDTLVEAAETAIAGADSLSLLDEVRVSYLGKNGQLTSQLKKLGALPPEQRPQAGQAINKAKQALQQAIESRKIELESEALSKRLADEKIDVTLPGRGVQRGGLHPVSRTLERMERLFEHAGFETVEGPEIEDDYHNFEALNIPAHHPARAMHDTFYFDAHLLLRTHTSPVQIRTMEKGEPPLKIIAPGRVYRCDSDLTHTPMFHQVEGFLVDRDVSFADLKGVLYDFFSSFFERELKLRFRPSYFPFTEPSAEVDIECVMCGGDGCRVCGQTGWIEVLGCGMIHPEVFRHVGIDSETYTGYAFGMGVERMTMLRYGVNDLRLFFENDLRFLKQFA
- the ihfA gene encoding integration host factor subunit alpha; protein product: MALTKADMAARLFDELGLNKREAKEMVEMFFEEIRQSLERGGQVKLSGFGNFDLREKKQRPGRNPKTGKEIPISARRVVTFRPGQKLKARVEAYAGSEQQ
- a CDS encoding SoxXA-binding protein; this encodes MHKKSVLFSSLLVWILGSGLATTSMADEASAEKVKQLIEAADEARKQAASVNGEWRDTGKMIKKAKELLKKGDFVAAAKLANKAAKQGHLGYEQAMSQKDLKMPSYLHYE
- the soxA gene encoding sulfur oxidation c-type cytochrome SoxA is translated as MKQLFRQLTAMVISCCFIAAAQATTPEEDLKAFQKFYEKRFPNVETADYINGAYAIDPVGRENWEAIEEFPPYEPFIDEGQAIWEKPFANGKTFKDCFPDGPALGGKYPRWDKEKSMVMTLPLALNNCLEANGEKPMKYKKGPINDLLSYIAFESRGQITNVEIPTDDPGALAAYEAGKKFYYTRRGQLNFACAHCHLQNAGMILRTEILSPALGHTTHFPVYRSKWGTVGTLHRRFTGCNKQVRAKPFKAHGEEYRNLEYFLTYMSNGLPLNGPGARK
- a CDS encoding MerR family transcriptional regulator, translated to MLDPSSSNLDLPAIPGKRYFTIGEVSDLCQVKPHVLRYWEQEFPQLKPVKRRGNRRYYQRHDVLMIRQIRSLLYEQGFTIGGARQQLSGDTAKEDLQQSQQIVKQLRSELEEVLQILKR
- a CDS encoding rhodanese-like domain-containing protein, whose product is MKFVKALMLTALVSGVAFSSQLLAADGNQITPGLQSVEVTHSGEKVIITRASDKGAKIPGTFAKVSRHCPPFCIQPATVAAGVETVGELEVLGYLKRIGDGDRKVLVIDSRTPDWIIRGTIPGSVNIPWNKINVDLQGTFEVAAEAEGVHDILVNQLGVQEINGSLDFRNAKTLVMFCNGSWCPQSSTNIKTLIKLGYPTYKLKWYRGGMQDWVSLGLTTVNK